Proteins found in one Methanospirillum hungatei JF-1 genomic segment:
- a CDS encoding DUF4258 domain-containing protein, with protein sequence MTFAPEINQTSTHSGTGSTLELTEDKILKTFERIHILVDTRSIIFSAHARTRMFERGISSEDILPILSKGEIIETYDDDTPCPSFLMLGYIHDSVLHIVIAVCEDHIKIVTVYHPDNRWINDKMRR encoded by the coding sequence ATGACATTCGCTCCGGAAATCAATCAGACATCGACTCATTCCGGGACCGGTTCCACTCTGGAATTAACAGAGGATAAAATTCTAAAAACATTCGAGAGAATTCATATCCTGGTTGATACTCGTTCAATCATCTTCTCTGCTCATGCACGGACCAGGATGTTCGAACGTGGCATTTCATCAGAGGATATATTACCTATCCTGTCAAAAGGAGAGATCATTGAAACTTATGATGACGATACTCCATGTCCCTCCTTTCTGATGCTTGGATATATTCACGATTCTGTGCTACACATTGTTATTGCAGTTTGTGAAGATCACATAAAAATCGTTACAGTATATCATCCGGAT